A genomic region of Alligator mississippiensis isolate rAllMis1 chromosome 6, rAllMis1, whole genome shotgun sequence contains the following coding sequences:
- the ZNF683 gene encoding tissue-resident T-cell transcription regulator protein ZNF683: MRGETSPVPRWRDADLEARCTYVVKDQPPARPHLPRTQASLGRTLAFPRSHTSEVYAPGAQLHHVLDTRDLRCRDWMRYINPAPGTAAQNLVACQHDRNICFYALAPILPGAELLMWPGREVAQRLQCPALAAKLEPQGVGTPCPEPGSKLPASAGTPDCQSLTTKHTKEEEEDKRTDVQGLGRGMGSRTMEVSRAVWPWPPGLSLSHDAAGEASGSACQRNGNAPSQPGLGLCPCSLATSPRPELQRHLSGLSPSCPLYWPPGYLYACSPSLAHCPRVLLVPHASPFPPLPALSRAGETSPLGLPSQGYGQALREGLVPYPGAHRTVPPPPLGKQDDPQLQKPGSLALGSGSRLQPCLHPGADTAPCSKAQPQRPTSRLALQLDAVNLSMPKTPRPGALPPKKQSSRPKYECNICAKTFGQLSNLKVHLRVHSGERPFQCPICKKRFTQLAHLQKHRLVHTGEKPHECLVCHKRFSSTSNLKTHLRLHSGEKPYQCPLCPGRFTQQVHLRLHRRLHELERRHRCPHLHPLSLALHQRACHPRVPGATHDFGLEGERADASQAAGLADSLPQRGAERGTPGLLLMDKASGSALLPLPRYGLPVKQEASPMQPA; the protein is encoded by the exons ATGAGGGGAGAGACCAGCCCCGTGCCGCGCTGGAGGGATGCGGACTTGGAGGCGCGATGCACCTACGTCGTGAAGGACCAGCCACCTGCCCGACCCCACCTCCCACGAACGCAGGCCTCCCTGGGCCGGACCCTGGCCTTCCCGCGCAGCCACACCAGTGAG GTCTACGCCCCGGGGGCGCAGCTCCACCACGTCCTGGACACCCGCGACCTGCGCTGCCGTGACTGGATGCGCTATATCAACCCTGCCCCGGGCACCGCCGCCCAGAACCTGGTGGCCTGCCAGCATGACCGGAACATCTGCTTCTACGCCCTGGCACCCATCCTGCCCGGCGCCGAACTCCTCATGTGGCCTGGGCGCGAGGTCGCCCAGCGCCTGCAGTGCCCGGCGCTGGCTGCAAAGCTCG agccccagggtgTGGGCAcgccctgcccagagccaggctcGAAGCTGCCGGCATCGGCGGGCACCCCAGACTGCCAAAGCCTCACCACTAAGCAcacaaaagaggaggaggaagacaagCGTACAGATGTccaagggctgggcaggggcatgggaagCCGAACAATGGAGGTCTCCCGTGCCGTCTGGCCGTGGCCCCCGGGGCTCAGCTTGTCCCACGATGCTGCTGGAGAGGCGTCTGGTTCTGCGTGCCAAAGAAACGGGAACGCCCCGAGCCAGCCGGGCCTCggcctctgcccctgcagcctaGCTACCTCACCGCGCCCGGAGCTGCAGCGGCACCTCAGTGggctctccccctcctgcccGCTGTACTGGCCCCCCGGGTACCTCtatgcctgcagccccagcctagcccacTGCCCCCGGGTGCTGCTGGTGCCTCACGCCTcgcccttcccaccactgcccgcactgagcagggcaggggaaaccTCCCCCTTGGGGCTGCCTTCCCAGGGGTACGGCCAGGCCCTGCGGGAAGGCTTGGTCCCATACCCCGGAGCCCACCGAACTGTCCCACCGCCGCCCCTCGGCAAACAGGACGACCCCCAGCTCCAGAAGCCGGGCTCCCTcgccctgggctctggctccaggctccagccatgCCTGCACCCCGGCGCGGACACTGCCCCCTGCTCCAAAGCACAGCCACAGAGACCTACCTCCCGGCTCGCCCTCCAGCTGGACGCCGTCAACCTCAGCATGCCAAAGACCCCCCGGCCCGGGGCCTTGCCCCcgaagaagcagagcagcaggcccaAATACGAGTGCAACATCTGTGCCAAGACCTTCGGACAGCTCTCCAACCTCAAG GTCCACCTGCGTGTGCACAGCGGGGAAAGACCTTTCCAGTGCCCCATCTGCAAGAAGCGCTTCACACAGCTGGCTCACCTGCAGAAGCACCGGCTGGTCCACACCGGCGAGAAGCCCCACGAGTGCCTG gTCTGCCACAAGCGCTTCAGCAGCACCAGCAACCTCAAGACACACCTGCGGCTGCACTCGGGCGAGAAACCCTACCAGTGCCCCCTGTGCCCGGGCCGCTTCACCCAGCAGGTCCACCTGCGGCTGCACAGGCGCCTGCACGAGCTGGAGCGCCGGCATCGCTGCCCTCACCTGCACCCGCTCAGCCTGGCGCTGCACCAGCGTGCCTGCCACCCCCGGGTGCCCGGCGCTACCCACGACTTTGGCCTGGAGGGTGAACGGGCCGATGCCAGCCAGGCCGCGGGGCTGGCGGACAGTCTGCCCCaaaggggggcagagaggggcactCCGGGGCTGctcctcatggacaaggcctcgGGCTCGGCCCTGTTGCCCCTGCCCCGCTATGGGCTGCCCGTCAAGCAGGAAGCCTCCCCCATGCAGCCGGCCTGA